A genomic window from Henningerozyma blattae CBS 6284 chromosome 3, complete genome includes:
- the BUD3 gene encoding Bud3p (similar to Saccharomyces cerevisiae BUD3 (YCL014W); ancestral locus Anc_1.406), producing MPDDSITSQVDFTNNTSTNTNPFLALDDDSDEIIINLNNNLLLQNSETNTNTLQYFEIEKISNVFSLQDDLIWGTVYFAIYEEQQPQSELPSYNALIINKLGVSYFHDIDISSNSIYYPAVENVLPTCKNLIERKCLAVTLLKSFTNLSKDQIKLLKNPVINNLEYDNIYTGELASKAKHLSNKKMQIFIKRLNSLSLLQNRQITSTLYDVIYESTENKMDLNNRLVFHLGEQLEQLFNPLTEYSPEQTEYTYKQPDTQPPTQEELMKTQPTIYSICDELLTLQTNFTLLLVEFLQKFLITLRVEVLNDQIPNLSTIKLNRLFPPTIDEVTRINCIFLDSLRLASPYGPLEILKACNATIPYFYKAYTRHEAATKNFNKDIKLFFKNFAKRIPNPEIYTEMKIDTIINGPQEKLMKIKLILDRLWNSNKDWNKDINHEAYKYYSNTIEIIDSFGRLEGPLSSYNTRVFTPSGKILTELAKGWPQELQYKWLKRRVVGVFDIINVIESDTKYERQLLVIFSDYLVFLDILDSNSYYKDDINDHNNNQQKNTTNKKPLLSDILMNSLINEVPLPPKIPKLVVKNFTYIDNVSVSIFNDYKLRFDILHDSNDIDYSSYSIIVKLLSSHGVTSRKISDLITKATILEKETAFHLFKAIDAKFDLYCTAHELNAYVNERIKSKFAIFLNLSPNTELLQQSNLYMAIFLSFIDEPQFEMIKVNVITIDGHTDEFEIHSDNLIEVLLDQLKYSLPRCYSSVDSSISNQLVDINKDLLVTLLDSWTSNLNLNTKNIIPLNQSSIIPTSNNIGPANDSTIKDHKKQLSYGTITTFRSYKSDIKDVDDTNEQLEADNNGKPAPEDNEIKTNNSTSNLNYNKPSLRNNSTLAEASKIDNSKRKRSSSKVKSLVDIGLTAKPNSSNSSKNDLKKQTSEKKTSVISSQRTKPKNNSSQSQQQPQQQQQQQQQQQKNKKQKKGLLGAFKGIFGKKNKSQAQNSKLSKPTKPSTSNQENAKPVVSKPIVSQPRMPSAGKSSIENDKISLPSKPTMNAARPISTITTESKASQIKNFHAPPATSNDFKLPSDIGTSKSTDQSTSKNISKDENSNSGLQLEESSARIQQTNVQQNDQRISSVIRRSGEFTTIPTPIENNAINAQSAPPIPKSTRLPPPIIPAPGKPTVELSINDSSSQLANPTSNRHNFTRTNVETSPIIQQPPQPEKAQNMFDGDLFGDLLPTVTNSPIKAKREYEIQVRENSPKYNNIKKEEEEETVDDLVNNRKIVNELQEKFKQNTINHVPFVETKERINNDSPQDKAIISTKIKQEPIEPNLEQMFPVIPKPTPKKSTVNRSASFRELFEVTRLVLDENDAKFNWKRLPSDRSLALDNVAKRGPMEDNAFKNIAAKKLQSHRIPAKVLLESAINSQKTELKYTSPDDNKFSEAPPSPEFKDAVDNLSLVEQMPVFQNTIVSKENRKSTTLGRYYESHKYPEELEEDYHDTHEEILQEFANIVESISEPQNTGRKGSPFKVVGRSPSKFVTMNTNDLFDSPRLNNLSLVEEDPANISSEYKSLSPPKSASNNFKSKEFTESSKSFSKSTTNLPSEFERSRPMRISRSLASSNEPKKLSNRAPRVVSVSPVRKLSLPVTNTSSLNNGKRLSSSPVRISNVNNHSQNVPQSILNGIETEQENTITRPFGLSPQKNDTSIRSSMFHDEKLASTKTSKGPSKTNNSNQLPMRTIDGSPIQISTSDGNLIGFSDIVFPDTHSEVSISSTKSEPIEKLIQSSSIFNGSPIGPSRIISKSNNNSPIDSSKIHSMAINGSPILATRKPAILDNTKTEVKELYDSRRYSSSFNDGLRSVVGTMPNSNVLSRNTSGKTDGSSFITTNSKKSSKYYLDDADVEDPRTRKSSSKVQASIENNDSHNYEHFPNELEGDDTNNTTVEREISDEPVEDVMDVHTAYEYLDELDFSSFDMTFGSMGNNNTFLFSGDETQYPIHKKLQESKDNTRKNKSVKNNENEGPIFYRIPKINTQGSIAPVSKSNKANKKGKYNNSNTSFNKTDDDAIWVSPSKLELYDINKLSDSAQKRVISGVHNKFQDGILCQHGMPISESNMNFNSELSYAYLGYVLDSDKDEDSGLASEESSPQRLVFT from the coding sequence atGCCTGATGATTCGATCACTTCTCAAGTGGATTTCACGAATAATACCTCGACAAATACAAACCCATTCTTAGCACTTGACGACGATTCAGATGAAATTATCatcaatttaaataacAATTTATTACTACAAAATTCAGAAACAAATACAAACACTctacaatattttgaaattgaaaaaatttccaatGTTTTCTCTTTACAAGATGATTTGATTTGGGGCACAGTTTATTTCGCCATCTATGAGGAACAACAACCCCAGTCGGAATTGCCATCTTATAACGCTTtaatcattaataaattggGGGTTTCATATTTCCATGATATAgatatttcttcaaattcaatctATTATCCTGCTGTAGAAAATGTTTTACCCACttgtaaaaatttaattgaaaggAAATGTCTTGCAGTCACGCTTTTAAAAAGCTTCACTAATTTATCCAAagatcaaataaaattattgaaaaatccagttataaataatttagaatatGATAACATTTATACAGGTGAATTAGCTTCCAAGGCAAAACatttatctaataaaaaaatgcaaattttcattaaaagattaaattctttatctcTTTTACAAAATAGGCAAATCACTTCCACCTTATATGATGTAATTTATGAATCTACAGAAAATAAGAtggatttaaataatagattGGTCTTCCATTTAGGTGAACAATTAGaacaattatttaatcCATTAACTGAATATTCTCCAGAACAAACAGAATATACTTATAAACAACCAGATACCCAGCCTCCAACACAAGAGGAATTAATGAAAACTCAGCCCACTATTTATTCCATCTgtgatgaattattaactcTTCAAACAAATTTCACTCTTTTATTAGTAGAATTTTTgcaaaaatttttaatcaCTTTAAGAGTAGAAGTATTAAATGATCAAATCCCCAATCTTTCCactataaaattaaatcgTCTTTTCCCCCCTACAATCGATGAAGTaacaagaattaattgTATATTCTTAGATTCTTTAAGATTAGCTTCTCCATATGGTCCattagaaattttaaaagctTGTAATGCAACGATaccatatttttataaagcGTATACAAGGCATGAAGCTGCTACtaagaattttaataaagatattaaattatttttcaaaaattttgcTAAAAGGATTCCAAATCCTGAAATTTACACTGAAATGAAAATTGATACTATTATAAATGGTCCACAAGAAaaactaatgaaaataaaattaatattggaTAGATTATGgaattcaaataaagattggaataaagatattaacCATGAAgcttataaatattattcaaatacaattgaaattatagaTTCATTTGGTAGATTAGAAGGTCCTCTAAGTTCTTATAATACAAGAGTATTTACACCATCAGGGAAAATTTTAACTGAATTAGCCAAAGGTTGGCCACAAGAATTACAATATAAATGGCTTAAAAGACGTGTTGTTGGTGTGtttgatataattaatGTCATTGAATCAGATACAAAATATGAAAGGCAATTGCTAGTGATATTCAGTGATTATTTAGTCTTTTTAGACATTTTGGATTCAAATTCTTATTATAAAGATGATATAAACGATCATAATAACAATCAACAGAAAAAtacaacaaataaaaaaccaCTTTTAtcagatattttaatgaattctttaataaatgaagTTCCATTACCTCCAAAGATACCAAAATTGGTGgttaaaaatttcactTATATCGATAATGTTTCAgtatcaatttttaatgattataaattaaGGTTCGATATTTTGCACGATTCAAATGATATAGATTATTCCTCTTATTCCATAATAGTGAAACTGTTATCATCTCATGGTGTTActtcaagaaaaatttcagATTTAATAACAAAGGCAACAATATTGGAAAAGGAAACCGcatttcatttatttaaagCAATAGACGCTAAATTCGATCTATATTGTACTGCACATGAATTGAATGCTTACGTTAATGAAAGAATAAAATCTAAATttgcaatttttttaaatttatcacCAAATACTGAATTATTACAGCAAAGTAATCTTTATATGGCAATTTTCTTAAGTTTTATTGATGAACCACAATTCGAAATGATTAAAGTTAATGTCATTACTATTGATGGTCATACggatgaatttgaaattcattcagataatttaattgaagtTTTATTagatcaattgaaatatagTTTACCAAGATGTTATTCAAGCGTTGATTCGAGTATATCAAATCAATTGgtagatattaataaagatttattagtAACTTTATTAGATTCCTGGACTTCAAacttaaatttaaatacaaaaaacATCATCCCATTAAATCAATCTTCAATTATACCcacttcaaataatataggGCCTGCCAATGATTCTACAATCAAAGACCATAAAAAGCAATTATCATATGGTACAATTACCACTTTCAGAAGTTATAAAAGCGACATAAAAGACGTAGATGATACAAATGAGCAATTAGAAGctgataataatggtaaGCCAGCTCCtgaagataatgaaattaaaacaaataattcgactagtaatttaaattataataaaccAAGTCttagaaataatagtacTTTGGCTGAGGCGtcaaaaattgataattcaaaaagaaaaagatcTTCTTCAAAAGTAAAATCTTTAGTTGACATTGGATTAACTGCAAAAccaaattcatcaaattcatcaaagaatgatttgaaaaaacaaacttCAGAGAAAAAGACAAGTGTGATTTCCTCACAAAGAACCAAACCAAAGAACAATTCATCACAATCACAACAACAGccacaacaacaacaacaacaacaacaacaacagcaaaAGAACAAGAAGCAAAAAAAGGGTTTACTTGGTGCGTTTAAGGGAATATTTggtaagaaaaataaatcacaAGCACAGAATTCTAAACTTTCAAAACCTACAAAACCTTCAACTTCAAATCAAGAAAATGCTAAGCCAGTGGTTTCTAAACCAATTGTCTCACAACCTCGTATGCCATCTGCCGGTAAATCTTCCATTGAGAATGATAAGATCAGTTTGCCTTCTAAGCCTACTATGAATGCAGCAAGACCTATCTCAACAATTACGACAGAAAGCAAAGCTtctcaaataaaaaatttccaCGCTCCACCAGCAACTTCTAATGATTTCAAACTGCCTTCTGATATAGGAACTTCAAAATCTACTGATCAATCAACTTCAAAGAATATAAGTAAAGACGAAAACAGTAATTCAGGGTTACAACTAGAAGAAAGCAGTGCAAGAATTCAGCAAACCAATGTTCAACAAAATGATCAAAGGATATCATCGGTTATTCGTAGAAGCGGAGAGTTTACTACAATTCCAACTCCAATTGAAAACAATGCAATAAATGCTCAATCAGCTCCTCCAATTCCTAAGTCTACGAGACTTCCTCCACCAATCATTCCCGCCCCTGGTAAACCAACTGTGGAACTTTCAATTAATGACTCATCTTCTCAATTAGCAAATCCTACTTCTAATCGACATAATTTCACTAGAACTAATGTTGAAACTTCTCCAATAATCCAACAGCCACCTCAACCTGAAAAGGCTCAAAATATGTTCGATGGTGACTTATTTGGTGATTTATTACCTACAGTTACTAATTCGCCTATTAAAGCGAAAAGAGAATATGAGATCCAGGTACGTGAGAACTCGCcgaaatataataatataaagaaagaagaagaagaagaaactGTAGATGATCTAGTCAACAATCGGAAGATAGTTAATGAATTACAAGAAAAGTTTAAACAAAATACTATTAATCATGTGCCATTTGttgaaacaaaagaaagaattaataatgactCTCCTCAGGACAAAGCCATCATTTCAactaaaattaaacaagAACCTATTGAACCTAATTTAGAGCAGATGTTCCCTGTAATTCCAAAACCAACCCCAAAAAAATCGACTGTTAACAGATCTGCATCTTTTagagaattatttgaagtcACAAGATTGGTATTGGATGAAAATGATGCTAAATTTAATTGGAAACGATTACCGAGTGATAGATCCTTAGCACTTGATAATGTAGCAAAGAGAGGGCCAATGGAAGATAAtgcttttaaaaatatcgCAGCTAAAAAGCTACAGTCACACCGCATACCAGCTAAAGTTTTGTTAGAATCTGCAATTAATAGTCAAAAGAcagaattaaaatatacatcaccagatgataataaattttcagaAGCCCCACCAAGTCCTGAATTTAAAGATGCGGTTGATAATCTTTCCTTAGTAGAGCAAATGCCTGTTTTCCAAAATACGATTGTCAGCAAGGAGAATAGAAAGTCTACTACTTTAGGAAGGTATTATGAAAGCCATAAATACCCAGAGGAACTAGAGGAAGACTACCATGATACACATGAGGAAATTTTGCAAGAATTTGCTAATATTGTAGAAAGCATATCAGAGCCTCAAAACACGGGTCGTAAAGGCTCTCCATTTAAAGTTGTTGGTAGGTCACCTTCTAAATTTGTAACAATGAATACAAACGATCTATTTGACTCCCCAagattgaataatttaagTCTTGTAGAGGAAGATCCAgcaaatatttcatctgAATATAAATCACTGTCTCCACCTAAATCTGCTTcaaacaattttaaatctaaaGAGTTCACAGAATCATCTAAAAGTTTCTCTAAATCAACTACTAACTTACCAAGTGAATTTGAACGTTCGAGGCCTATGAGAATTTCTCGTAGCTTAGCAAGCTCAAATGAAcccaaaaaattatctaacCGAGCACCACGCGTAGTTTCCGTTAGTCCAGTAAGAAAGTTGTCTTTACCTGTCACTAATACTTCATCACTAAATAATGGGAAACGATTATCTAGCAGTCCTGTAAGGATATCAAATGTCAATAATCACTCTCAGAATGTTCCACAAAGCATACTAAATGGGATTGAAACTGAACAAGAAAATACTATTACTAGACCATTCGGCTTATCTCCACAAAAGAATGATACATCTATAAGGTCTTCTATGTTCCATGATGAAAAGCTAGCTTCCACTAAGACTTCTAAAGGACCTTCTAAGACAAATAATAGCAATCAATTACCGATGAGAACGATAGATGGAAGTCCAATACAAATTAGTACATCAGATGGTAACTTAATTGGGTTTTCAGATATTGTATTTCCCGATACTCATTCTGAGGTATCTATTTCCTCAACAAAAAGTGAGCCCATCgagaaattaattcaatcttcatcaatattCAATGGTAGTCCAATTGGACCATCTAGAATTATATCTAAAtcgaataataatagtccCATTGATAGTTCCAAGATTCATTCCATGGCGATTAATGGATCCCCTATTTTAGCTACAAGAAAACCAGCCATTTTAGACAATACTAAAACAGAAGTGAAGGAACTTTATGATTCTAGAAGATATTCATCCAGCTTCAATGATGGTCTCAGAAGTGTGGTAGGTACTATGCCGAATAGCAATGTCTTATCTAGAAATACATCAGGAAAGACAGATGGCTCATCTTTTATAACaactaattcaaaaaaatcatccaagtattatttggatGACGCAGATGTTGAAGATCCTAGAACTAGAAAGTCATCTTCCAAAGTACAAGCATCTATTGAAAACAATGATTCACACAATTATGAGCACTTCCCTAATGAATTAGAAGGTGATGATACAAATAACACAACAGTAGAAAGGGAAATTAGTGATGAACCTGTAGAAGATGTAATGGATGTACACACGGCCTATGAATATTTGGATGAATTAGATTTTAGTTCTTTTGATATGACTTTCGGTAGTATGGGTAAcaataatacttttttgTTTAGTGGAGACGAGACACAATATCCAATtcataaaaaattacaagaatCTAAAGATAATACCAGAAAAAATAAGTCggttaaaaataatgagaATGAAGGTCCAATATTTTACCGtattccaaaaataaatactCAAGGTTCTATTGCTCCAGTGTCAAAGTCTAATAAGGCCAATAAGAAAGGTaagtataataatagtaatactTCCTTTAATAAGACTGATGATGATGCCATATGGGTATCACCAAGTAAACTTGAATtatatgatattaataaactaaGTGATTCTGCCCAAAAAAGAGTTATAAGTGGGGTGCATAACAAATTTCAAGATGGTATCCTATGCCAGCATGGAATGCCAATTTCAGAAAGTAATATGAACTTTAATAGTGAATTATCATATGCATATCTAGGTTATGTCTTAGATTCtgataaagatgaagattCTGGACTGGCTTCTGAAGAATCTAGCCCTCAAAGATTAGTATTTACTTAG
- the IDP3 gene encoding isocitrate dehydrogenase (NADP(+)) IDP3 (similar to Saccharomyces cerevisiae IDP2 (YLR174W) and IDP3 (YNL009W); ancestral locus Anc_1.396) — translation MTASRIKVVNPIVEMDGDEQTRIIWHLIRSKLILPFLDVDLDYYDLSIQNRDETDDQVTVDSALATKKHGVAVKCATITPDEARVKEFNLKKMWKSPNGTIRNILGGTIFREPIVIDKIPKLVSNWEKPIIIGRHGFGDQYKATDVVIPCEGQLKLVFTPADSSKQKIEPLEIPVFTYPKDGGVAMTMYNTTESITDFAKASFEFALERKIPLYSTTKNTILKQYDGKFKDIFEEMYAKEYEDKFKVLNIWYEHRLIDDMVAQMLKSKGGFIIAMKNYDGDVESDVVAQGFGSLGLMTSVLLTPDGSSFESEAAHGTVTRHYRLHQQGKETSTNSIASIFAWTRGIIQRGKLDNTPDVVKFGQLLEEATINTVQIDNIMTKDLALILGSTDRSSYVTTEEFIEGVESRLKKEFPKTFR, via the coding sequence ATGACAGCATCTCGTATCAAGGTTGTGAATCCCATTGTGGAAATGGATGGTGATGAGCAAACTAGGATTATCTGGCATTTGATTAGGTCCAAGCTAATTCTTCCCTTTTTGGATGTTGATTTGGATTATTATGATCTTTCTATCCAAAATAGAGATGAGACAGATGATCAAGTTACTGTAGACTCTGCGCTAGCCACAAAGAAGCATGGTGTTGCTGTAAAATGTGCTACCATTACACCAGATGAAGCTCGTGTTAAAGAGTTTAATCTGAAGAAAATGTGGAAATCCCCTAATGGTACAATCAGAAACATTTTAGGTGGCACGATATTTAGAGAACCAATTGTTATTGATAAGATTCCAAAACTAGTTTCTAATTGGGAGAAACCTATTATTATCGGTAGACATGGGTTTGGAGATCAATACAAGGCCACTGATGTTGTGATACCATGCGAAGGCCAATTGAAATTGGTATTTACTCCAGCAGATTCCTCTAAGCAAAAAATTGAACCTTTAGAAATTCCTGTTTTCACATACCCTAAAGATGGTGGTGTTGCCATGACAATGTATAACACCACTGAATCTATTACTGATTTTGCCAAGGCGTCATTCGAGTTTGCTCTTGAGAGGAAAATACCATTATATTCTACCACTAAAAACactattttaaaacaatatgATGggaaatttaaagatatctTTGAAGAAATGTATGCTAAAGAGTACGAGGACAAATTcaaagttttaaatatttggtaTGAACATCGTTTAATTGATGATATGGTAGCTCAAATGTTGAAGTCAAAAGGTGGGTTTATCATTGCCATGAAGAACTACGATGGGGACGTTGAATCTGACGTGGTAGCTCAAGGGTTTGGCTCTCTTGGCTTAATGACTTCCGTATTATTAACACCAGATGGTTCAAGTTTTGAAAGTGAAGCTGCTCATGGTACTGTCACAAGACATTATAGGTTGCACCAGCAAGGAAAAGAAACATCGACAAATTCAATTGCGTCTATATTTGCTTGGACAAGAGGTATTATTCAAAGAGGTAAACTTGATAATACGCCAGATGTGGTAAAATTTGGTCAATTGCTGGAAGAAGCTACAATTAATACAGTACAAATAGATAATATAATGACAAAAGATTTGGCATTGATCCTTGGATCTACTGATAGAAGTTCATATGTAACTACAGAAGAGTTTATCGAAGGTGTTGAATCGAGGTTAAAGAAGGAATTCCCAAAGACTTTTCGTTAA
- the TBLA0C01300 gene encoding NAD(P)H-dependent oxidoreductase: MKVLIVYAHPEKQSLTHSLKEVAVQKLKEDGHEVIVSDLYAMKWQASIEPTDFLNHDEDTRLNVMLDSGIAYEAGALTEDVLAEQEKLRWADTVIFQFPFWWFHMPAIMKGWIDRVFSFKFAYGVGEHTATHYGDQYGEGPFTNKRALIITTIGGHKSHYTERGIGGNIDYLLFPINHGILYYPGFQVLPSFCVYETIKMNNGTFNNWADKLRNYLDDLETKKRIPYRIQNGGDYNLLELTLKEGTESPGQTGLNIHLDLTK; this comes from the coding sequence ATGAAAGTTTTGATCGTCTATGCCCACCCAGAAAAGCAATCTTTGACTCATTCTTTGAAGGAAGTGGCTGTTCAGAAATTAAAGGAGGATGGCCATGAAGTTATTGTGAGTGATTTGTATGCCATGAAATGGCAAGCTAGTATAGAACCTACcgattttttaaatcatgaCGAAGATACAAGATTAAATGTTATGCTTGATTCTGGTATTGCTTATGAAGCTGGTGCATTAACCGAAGATGTTTTGGCTGAGCAAGAAAAACTCAGATGGGCTGATACAgttattttccaatttcCATTCTGGTGGTTCCACATGCCAGCAATAATGAAAGGTTGGATTGATAGAGTCTTTTCTTTCAAGTTCGCTTATGGCGTTGGTGAACATACTGCGACCCATTATGGTGACCAATATGGTGAGGGCCCCTTCACCAATAAACGTGCTTTAATTATTACAACCATTGGTGGTCACAAAAGCCATTATACTGAACGTGGTATTGGTGGTAATATTGATTACTTGCTGTTCCCAATTAATCACGGTATTTTATACTACCCTGGTTTCCAAGTTCTTCCATCCTTCTGTGTTTATGAAACTATCAAGATGAACAATGGAACTTTTAACAATTGGGCAGATAAATTAAGAAACTATTTAGATGATTTAgaaacaaagaaaagaatCCCATATAGAATTCAGAATGGCGGTGATTACAACTTACTAGAACTGACATTGAAAGAAGGTACTGAGTCTCCTGGACAAACAGGATTGAATATTCACTTGGATCTAACTAAATag
- the TBLA0C01310 gene encoding uncharacterized protein (similar to Saccharomyces cerevisiae YNL011C; ancestral locus Anc_1.394), with translation MNIVVLSGGTATNSLTECFNKISLDQNYELTYILPISDNGGSTSEILRVIGGPAIGDIRSRIIRLLNDKQLEKLFGYRLSNDPIVAKIEWNKIVEGSHDIWKHVSSEKKEMCRSFIIHIQSELLKRTKLSNPFKYEMASIGNLFLTGVRLFMGSLDAAIELMMRIGRCHQLLNIMPCISTNHTYHISALLKNGTVITGQSQISHPSKVPNLNNSGVNSNITSGTNSNSTSSTKLLLNHSLKNLSTTSNNSNDHLFNTNKQFYHLSNEDSVLSDDQETALDPMERHDDAFDDDEDNEEEFANPITILPELKASQLHFNKIDDNSILESPIKRILYINPYGEEIKPTGNSRAINKLKTADMIVFSIGSLMTSLLPILILGNFAKVIAERTSTKKVLLINNKYDRETYGLSGTQYVQTVVGSMRKSLRNYEIRRNSTPNLMTANSSSSYDKSNWSRFVTDIIYLKQGEIEIDEAVMKEHGITCHSIESNIMDNKSLQELLIKINSEN, from the coding sequence atGAATATCGTGGTATTATCAGGTGGGACCGCTACAAACTCTCTAACAGAATGTTTCAACAAGATCTCATTGGATCAAAATTATGAATTGACTTATATCTTACCCATTTCGGATAATGGTGGGTCAACAAGTGAAATCCTTAGAGTAATTGGTGGTCCTGCAATTGGTGATATTAGATCACGTATCATTAGATTGTTGAATGATAAacaattggaaaaattgtTTGGTTACAGATTATCAAATGATCCAATTGTTGCCAAGATTGAATGGAATAAAATCGTCGAAGGTTCACATGACATTTGGAAACACGTTTCTTCGGAGAAAAAGGAAATGTGTCGATCTTTCATCATTCACATTCAATCAGAATTGTTGAAAAGAACAAAACTATCAAACCCCTTTAAATATGAAATGGCTTCTATTGGGAATTTATTCTTAACTGGTGTAAGATTATTTATGGGCTCTTTGGATGCTGCCATTGAATTAATGATGAGAATAGGTAGATGTCATcaacttttaaatattatgcCATGTATAAGTACAAATCATACTTATCATATTTCTGCATTGTTGAAAAATGGTACCGTCATAACTGGCCAATCACAAATTTCACATCCTTCTAAAGTTCccaatttgaataatagtGGTGTAAACTCAAATATCACAAGTGgaacaaattcaaattctacATCTTctacaaaattattattaaaccattctttgaaaaatttatctaCAACAAgcaataatagtaatgatcatttatttaatacaaacaaacaattcTATCATCTAAGCAATGAAGATTCAGTATTATCTGATGATCAAGAAACTGCTCTGGATCCAATGGAACGCCATGACGATGcatttgatgatgatgaagataatgaagaagaatttgcAAATCCAATTACCATCTTACCGGAATTAAAAGCTTCCCAATTACATTTTAATAAGATAGatgataattcaattttagaatcaccaattaaaagaatccTATATATTAATCCATATggtgaagaaattaaaccTACTGGTAATTCAAGAgctataaataaattgaaaactGCAGATATGATTGTTTTTTCCATTGGTTCTTTAATGACAAGTTTATTACCAATCTTAATCTTGGGTAATTTTGCTAAAGTCATCGCTGAAAGAACTTCTACTAAAAAAgttcttctaataaataataaatatgataGAGAAACTTACGGCCTTTCAGGAACTCAATACGTTCAAACTGTAGTAGGGTCAATGAGAAAATCTTTAAGGAATTATGAAATAAGAAGGAATAGTACTCCTAATTTGATGACTGCTAATAGCTCATCTTCATATGATAAATCAAATTGGAGTAGATTTGTTActgatataatttatttaaaacaagGTGAAATAGAAATTGATGAAGCCGTAATGAAAGAACACGGGATTACATGTCATTCAATAGAGTCAAATATAATGGATAACAAATCattacaagaattattGATCAAGATAAATTcagaaaattaa